In Stomoxys calcitrans chromosome 2, idStoCalc2.1, whole genome shotgun sequence, the following proteins share a genomic window:
- the LOC106082252 gene encoding uncharacterized protein LOC106082252, with amino-acid sequence MYTKIICVVFVATFVCGAVALPKQDTTEKDLVNMINKIDNEASLPLFGGMRIERSENGRAFGPATKAVETFEERAERYLQTHQLNFSFPDVDEEEEETSNGRAIEEPRSKKMKKMMVPLLLALKLKKAVIVKVLFMIIKFISLKSLAISLLALFFAGATFFKDLLGKKKEHITTAYITGSPAAEIVHSDWNRNGQAAASDLAYNHYGLAQPF; translated from the exons atgtatACGAAAATCATTTGTGTCGTCTTCGTGGCCACCTTTGTGTGCGGTGCTGTTGCCTTGCCCAAACAGGATACCACAGAAAAGGATTTAGTGAATATGATCAACAAAATCGACAATGAAGCCTCGCTGCCCTTGTTCGGTGGCATGCGCATTGAACGCTCTGAAAACGGTCGCGCCTTTGGTCCTGCCACCAAAGCTGTGGAAACTTTCGAAGAACGCGCCGAACGTTATTTGCAAACTCACCAATTGAACTTCTCCTTCCCCGATGTGGATGAAGAGGAAGAAGAAACTTCAAATGGTCGTGCCATTGAAG AACCCCGCAGcaagaaaatgaaaaagatGATGGTCCCCTTGCTCTTGGCTTTGAAACTGAAGAAGGCCGTTATTGTTAAGGTTCTCTTCATGATCATCAAATTCATTTCCCTCAAGAGTTTGGCCATCTCCCTATTGGCTCTCTTCTTTGCTG gtGCCACTTTCTTCAAGGATTTGTTGGGCAAGAAAAAGGAACACATAACCACTGCCTACATTACCGGTAGCCCTgctgctgaaattgtgcactcGGACTGGAATCGCAATGGACAAGCTGCTGCCTCCGATTTGGCCTACAACCACTACGGTTTGGCTCAACCCTTCTAA